One segment of Campylobacter hominis ATCC BAA-381 DNA contains the following:
- a CDS encoding ATP-dependent Clp protease ATP-binding subunit, with amino-acid sequence MQSIMEILTDKMTGLIESSASLAIHSKNSEIRNLHLLWALTVDSSSILNQIFNKFDINAKAVELEIKSKISNLPTSSNVSKENIKISNELANSLENAKGLMSATGDKFIAVDTWISANLENAEIKEILSKFCDILEFKKELENLRSGKKIDSKTGDETLESLSKFGIDLTAKAINGELDPVIGRDEIITRLMQILIRKTKNNPILIGEPGVGKTAVVEGLAELIAKKEVPTSLQNYRVVALDMSALIAGAKYRGEFEDRLKAVIKEVKQAGNVILFIDEIHTIVGAGASEGSMDAANILKPALARGELHTIGATTLKEYRKYFEKDSALGRRFQPINVPEPSVAEALQILRGIKEKLEVHHNVTITDSALVAAAKLSDRYISDRFLPDKAIDLIDEAAAELKMQIESEPFELAKAKRDIITLQVEREALKMEENDKNKPRLEEIDKEIENLTEKQKDLQAKFENEKSVFNAISEAKKNIESLKNEANNAKRNGELNKAAEIEYGKIPAQSAKVTQLEQKWENMKEAGVLLKNQVDEEMVAGILSKWTGIQVSKMLTSEKEKYLNIENHLKESVVGQDMALGAIAKAVKRNRAGLNSENRPIGSFLFLGPTGVGKTESAKALAKFLFDDEKALIRFDMSEYMEKINVSRLLGAAPGYVGYEEGGQLTEAVRRKPYSVLLFDEIEKAHKDVFNILLGILDDGRATDNKGVTVDFKNTIIILTSNIGSDIIMNLDEKNRESAIKSELKKYFKPEFLNRLDDIVVFNPLNKNNLIEIVGIMFKKLSKTLQNRGISAVLTQNAEKFIASAGFDIQYGARPLRRALYDLVEDKIADMILSDEIKSGDNIKIDSNGEKIEISVEK; translated from the coding sequence ATGCAAAGTATAATGGAAATTTTAACAGATAAAATGACCGGGCTGATTGAAAGCAGCGCGTCTTTAGCTATTCATAGCAAAAATAGTGAAATAAGAAATTTACACTTGCTTTGGGCACTTACCGTCGATAGCAGTTCGATTTTAAATCAAATTTTTAATAAATTCGATATAAATGCAAAAGCCGTCGAGCTTGAAATAAAAAGTAAAATTTCAAATTTACCCACAAGTTCAAATGTAAGTAAAGAAAATATCAAAATTTCAAACGAACTTGCAAATTCTTTGGAAAATGCAAAAGGGTTGATGAGCGCTACAGGAGATAAATTTATAGCCGTTGATACATGGATTTCAGCTAATCTTGAAAACGCTGAAATTAAGGAAATTTTGAGTAAATTTTGCGATATTTTGGAATTTAAAAAAGAGCTCGAAAATTTAAGATCTGGCAAAAAAATAGATTCTAAAACAGGCGATGAAACACTTGAAAGTTTGTCGAAATTTGGAATTGATTTAACTGCAAAAGCCATAAACGGAGAATTGGATCCGGTAATAGGCAGAGATGAAATTATAACCAGACTTATGCAAATTTTAATTCGCAAAACAAAAAACAATCCTATTCTTATAGGAGAACCAGGTGTCGGTAAAACTGCCGTTGTAGAAGGTTTGGCCGAACTTATCGCAAAAAAAGAAGTTCCTACAAGTCTTCAAAATTACCGCGTAGTGGCACTTGATATGAGTGCATTGATTGCCGGTGCAAAGTATCGAGGAGAATTCGAAGATCGTCTTAAAGCCGTTATTAAAGAGGTAAAACAAGCCGGAAACGTTATACTTTTTATTGATGAAATTCATACTATTGTAGGAGCCGGAGCAAGTGAAGGAAGTATGGATGCGGCAAATATCTTAAAACCGGCTCTTGCACGTGGTGAACTTCATACTATAGGAGCTACTACTTTAAAAGAGTATAGAAAATATTTTGAAAAAGATTCAGCATTGGGAAGGCGTTTTCAACCGATAAATGTGCCTGAGCCAAGTGTAGCTGAAGCTTTACAAATTTTGCGCGGAATAAAAGAAAAGCTTGAAGTTCATCATAATGTAACGATTACTGATAGTGCTCTTGTGGCGGCTGCTAAGCTAAGTGACAGATATATTTCAGACAGATTTTTGCCTGATAAAGCAATTGATTTGATTGACGAAGCTGCGGCGGAGCTTAAAATGCAAATAGAAAGCGAACCGTTTGAACTTGCAAAAGCAAAACGCGACATAATTACTCTTCAAGTCGAACGTGAAGCATTAAAAATGGAAGAAAACGATAAAAATAAACCAAGACTCGAAGAAATTGATAAAGAAATAGAAAATTTAACTGAAAAACAAAAAGATTTACAAGCTAAATTTGAAAATGAAAAAAGTGTATTTAATGCAATCAGCGAGGCTAAAAAAAATATAGAGAGCCTTAAAAATGAAGCCAATAACGCAAAAAGAAACGGTGAATTAAATAAAGCTGCCGAAATAGAATACGGAAAAATTCCGGCTCAAAGTGCAAAAGTAACGCAGTTGGAACAAAAATGGGAAAATATGAAAGAAGCCGGTGTACTTTTGAAAAATCAAGTTGACGAGGAGATGGTCGCAGGAATTTTAAGCAAATGGACAGGAATCCAAGTATCAAAAATGCTAACAAGCGAAAAAGAAAAATACCTAAATATAGAAAACCATTTAAAAGAAAGTGTAGTAGGACAAGATATGGCTCTCGGGGCAATTGCAAAAGCGGTAAAACGAAATCGTGCAGGGCTTAACAGCGAAAATCGTCCGATAGGAAGTTTTTTATTTTTAGGACCTACAGGAGTCGGTAAAACCGAAAGCGCCAAAGCTTTAGCGAAGTTTCTTTTTGACGACGAAAAAGCTCTTATAAGATTTGATATGAGTGAATATATGGAAAAAATCAACGTTTCAAGGCTTCTTGGAGCGGCTCCTGGATACGTCGGATATGAAGAGGGTGGACAATTAACAGAAGCGGTCAGAAGAAAGCCGTATTCGGTGCTGCTTTTTGATGAAATAGAAAAAGCTCACAAAGATGTTTTTAATATCCTACTTGGAATTTTAGATGACGGCAGAGCTACCGATAACAAAGGCGTTACAGTCGATTTTAAAAATACCATTATTATTTTAACTTCAAATATAGGCTCCGATATAATTATGAATTTGGATGAAAAAAATAGAGAAAGCGCTATAAAATCGGAGTTAAAAAAGTATTTTAAGCCCGAGTTTTTAAACCGTTTGGATGATATTGTAGTTTTTAACCCTTTAAATAAAAATAATCTTATTGAAATCGTTGGAATTATGTTTAAAAAGTTATCAAAAACATTGCAAAATCGTGGAATTTCAGCAGTTTTAACGCAAAATGCCGAAAAATTCATAGCAAGCGCCGGATTTGATATCCAATATGGTGCAAGACCGTTAAGACGCGCACTTTATGATTTGGTTGAAGATAAAATCGCAGATATGATTTTAAGCGACGAAATAAAAAGCGGCGATAATATAAAAATAGACTCAAATGGTGAAAAAATCGAAATTTCAGTGGAGAAATAA
- the rarD gene encoding EamA family transporter RarD: protein MQKNPNTLALITGIATFMMWGLFPIYFKLLENVPAIEVLAHRVVWSLLFLFMIIAYRKRIKNIIRYTGNKKLMRALFLTGVLIASNWGIYIYAVSTDRILYASLGYLINPLFSILLGAIFLKEKLSRPTKISICLVVAAIANEMYALGEIPFISLLLPGTFAIYGLLKKQIQIAAIDGLFFETMLIFPLAIIYLSFLGISGNGAFSFSKTGFLLAFSGIVTVLPLITFNFAAVHLKLQTIGFLQYISPIIAVLLAVFVYGEHLEMHKIISFAIILAGLAIVSLSGILRRKDD from the coding sequence ATGCAAAAAAATCCGAACACATTGGCTCTAATTACCGGTATAGCTACATTTATGATGTGGGGACTTTTTCCGATTTATTTTAAATTACTTGAAAATGTCCCTGCTATTGAAGTTTTAGCGCACCGCGTAGTTTGGTCGTTATTATTTTTATTTATGATAATTGCATATAGGAAAAGAATTAAAAATATTATTCGCTATACCGGCAATAAAAAACTTATGAGAGCTCTTTTTTTAACAGGGGTATTAATTGCTTCAAACTGGGGAATTTATATTTATGCTGTAAGCACAGATCGAATACTTTATGCAAGCCTTGGTTATCTTATAAATCCGTTGTTTTCAATACTTTTGGGAGCTATATTTTTAAAAGAAAAACTTAGCAGACCTACTAAAATTTCAATTTGTTTAGTCGTAGCGGCAATAGCAAATGAGATGTATGCACTTGGAGAAATTCCGTTTATTTCATTGCTTTTACCTGGAACTTTCGCAATTTACGGACTTTTAAAAAAACAAATTCAAATCGCTGCCATAGACGGACTTTTTTTTGAAACTATGCTGATTTTTCCACTTGCAATTATTTATCTTTCATTCTTGGGAATTAGCGGCAACGGCGCGTTCAGCTTCTCCAAAACAGGTTTTCTTTTGGCTTTTAGCGGTATAGTTACCGTTTTACCGCTTATCACATTTAACTTTGCTGCTGTGCATTTAAAATTGCAAACAATCGGTTTTTTACAATATATCAGCCCTATAATTGCGGTTTTGCTTGCGGTTTTTGTTTATGGAGAACACCTTGAAATGCATAAAATTATAAGTTTCGCCATTATTTTAGCCGGTCTTGCGATTGTCAGTTTAAGCGGAATTTTAAGGAGAAAAGATGATTAA